The genomic DNA ACCCCGGCCTGGTGCTGCCCGAGATGGAGGTGCGCATGCCGGGGGGCCGCTCGGTGTGGCTCAAGGGCGAGGTGCGCAACATCTCCGGCGCCACCGCGGCGCGCCGCTGCGGCATGAAGGTGGAGCCGCTGAGCGGCAACACCGGGGATTGGCACGCGCTCGTGGAGGAGCAGAGCCACCCCAACACCCGCGTGGCGGGCGAGTGGGACAAGGGCACGTGGAACCTCTTCGAGCGCTCGGGGTACTTCCGGCTGTCGGGCAAGAGCCCCGAGGACTTCAAGCGGATGCAGGAGGAGTACCGCGAGGCCCACGCCCGGCTGCATCGCCGGCCCCGGGTGGGCTACCGCGTGGTGCGGCCCATCCCCGGCAGCGAGACGGTGGAGGCGAGTCTGTCCTGGCTCAAGCCGTACTCGGGCAGTTGGATGGCCCACCACCTGGCGCGTCACCAGCCGCCCAACGAGCGGTGCCGGGGCACGGCGCGCGAGGCCCTGCGCGACATCTACCTGCGGGGCTTCGAGCCCGCGCAGACCGATCCCGAGGTGAAGTGGTTCCTCGCCTACTGCGAGGCGAACGTGCGCTGGGTGCGCTTCACGGCGATCGACTTCGCCGAGTGGTACCAGCACACGGGCCAGGCGTGCGTGTTGCCCTTCCGCCTCATGGAGGCCGACACCCGGCGTGACTGGCGCATGCCCGCGGGCTTCACCCTGGGCGAGCCCACGCCCGAGGAGAAGGCGGCGCTCTTCTCCCGGCTCGAGCGCACGCGGCCCGTGGCCTACCGCGAGGCGTTGGACCTGGTGCCCGAGCGCTTCGATCTGGCGCGGCTCAAGGGCCAGTGGAGCGAGGCGAAGCTCGAGCGGGAGCGGCACGTGCTCGTGGCGCGCAAGGACGGCCGGGCCGTGGCGGTGGGCGTGATGGAGTCGGCGCACGCGGGGCTCAACCTGTTCCACGTGCTCAATGGCCTGCGCATCATCCCGCTCGTGGACGCGTCCCTGCCCGAGGCCCAGGAGGCGATGCTGGCGCTGCTCGCGGGCGCGGCCGAGTGGTACCGCGCCCGGGGGCTGGATGTCTTCATCCACTACGTGGAGGAGAATCACACCCGCTACGCCGAGGAGGCGAAGCTCGGAGACCTGGGCGAGGGCCGCATCTGGGTGCTCTCCTCTCAGTTGCTGCCCGACTTCATCGAGCACCTGTGCGAGGCGACCACGCCTCGAAGCGGCGAGTGAGCCCCACCCGGGAGTGCCTTCGCGCCCTCCCGGGTGTCCGCGCCTCTCAGGGCGTGTAGTACTCGGCCGAGGAGGGAGTCGTGTTGCTCACGCCTCCCATGACGAGCACCGTGCCATCGTTCAGGAGGACCGCCGCGGACAGGTAGCGGTCCACGCGCATGGGGGCGGTGTTGCTCCAGAGGCCGCTGACCGGATCATACAGCTCCGCCGTGGTGAGGATGCCCGAGGACTCGTGGTAGCCCCCGGCCACCAGCACCTTGCCGTTGGGCAACAGGCTGGCGATGTGAGCGCGGCGGGGCGCGCGCGGCGTGCCCGCGGCCGACCAGGTGCGCGTGGCCGGCTCATACACCTCCGCGTCTCCCT from Melittangium boletus DSM 14713 includes the following:
- a CDS encoding PilZ domain-containing protein gives rise to the protein MATKKAERMRARENVLGYRMSPGLAAVASVEGEVLPAGRLVQLSPEHLTVCLQKPTALRPGQRANVMLGVGREVTCLRAEVTNVHVPAPEALPELSLRFVAPPLAQGRHIVSMLEGWRDQGQLETPSASPIWKEHITRQDRIGRIFEALTARRCRGMARSALGDVELAAALFDKYDGRVAWDVRGGVLPPGPFMIEVFGFSSVMHFQVREAHEDDGLWSVPMPRELVRYRHRRLRRAAAWGGCVARFAHPLWPQVRVERELMDISYEGLSFATEPGEDLLYPGLVLPEMEVRMPGGRSVWLKGEVRNISGATAARRCGMKVEPLSGNTGDWHALVEEQSHPNTRVAGEWDKGTWNLFERSGYFRLSGKSPEDFKRMQEEYREAHARLHRRPRVGYRVVRPIPGSETVEASLSWLKPYSGSWMAHHLARHQPPNERCRGTAREALRDIYLRGFEPAQTDPEVKWFLAYCEANVRWVRFTAIDFAEWYQHTGQACVLPFRLMEADTRRDWRMPAGFTLGEPTPEEKAALFSRLERTRPVAYREALDLVPERFDLARLKGQWSEAKLERERHVLVARKDGRAVAVGVMESAHAGLNLFHVLNGLRIIPLVDASLPEAQEAMLALLAGAAEWYRARGLDVFIHYVEENHTRYAEEAKLGDLGEGRIWVLSSQLLPDFIEHLCEATTPRSGE